One Insulibacter thermoxylanivorax genomic region harbors:
- a CDS encoding LysM peptidoglycan-binding domain-containing protein — protein sequence MPVVQGVHIIYTVRPGDTLYSIARRFGSEVQLIEQTNALFPPITDPGLIYPGQVLLIPETGIGQRQEITYIVNPGDSLYTIGLRFSVTPDILAGLNPQITNINLIYADLPLEVPAFIYSVERGQSLYSISRELGVPMNAIIQANANRPGFSPDLLYEDYELIIPLPASRNILVRVPLPGSRIMPGQALEGIARAFEAVIHYQLIDDNRQSVISEKTLLVSEGAPAFGTFSSALRYERQPTTSSGELWVYARSARDGRIIDLVQVRVIIGE from the coding sequence GTGCCTGTCGTGCAAGGTGTTCATATTATCTATACCGTAAGACCGGGCGATACCCTGTACTCCATCGCGCGTCGCTTCGGCAGTGAAGTCCAACTGATCGAGCAGACCAATGCGCTGTTCCCGCCGATCACAGACCCGGGATTGATCTATCCCGGTCAGGTGCTGCTGATTCCGGAGACGGGGATCGGACAGCGGCAAGAGATTACCTATATCGTCAATCCAGGCGACAGCCTGTATACGATCGGCCTGCGTTTCTCCGTCACCCCGGATATTCTCGCCGGCCTCAACCCGCAGATCACCAATATAAATCTCATCTATGCCGATCTCCCGTTGGAGGTGCCGGCCTTCATCTACAGTGTGGAACGCGGGCAGTCCCTCTACTCGATCTCGAGGGAGTTGGGGGTGCCGATGAACGCGATCATCCAGGCCAATGCCAACCGGCCTGGTTTCTCACCTGATCTGCTCTACGAGGATTATGAACTGATCATCCCGCTGCCCGCGTCCCGCAATATCCTTGTTCGCGTGCCGCTGCCCGGTTCACGGATCATGCCCGGTCAAGCCTTGGAAGGGATCGCCAGGGCTTTTGAAGCGGTGATCCATTATCAATTAATCGATGATAACCGACAATCCGTCATCTCAGAGAAAACCTTGTTGGTTTCTGAAGGGGCGCCGGCATTCGGCACCTTCTCATCTGCTTTGCGGTATGAGCGCCAGCCGACAACTTCGTCGGGAGAGCTATGGGTATATGCCCGAAGTGCGAGGGATGGACGGATCATCGATCTGGTGCAGGTGAGGGTGATTATAGGCGAGTAG
- a CDS encoding DoxX family membrane protein — translation MVKFLRENIYAAGILLILRVYLGWSWLTAGWNKLIGGFNAEGYLKNVIANPVMKGDEVIYPTYTAFLEHFALPNVKLINFLIPVGEFLVGLGLILGALTAAAAFFGLLMNFMFLFAGTISTNPWMVLIGGIIFMAGHHAGRFGIDYYLMPFLRKVFARKGKTAANQDTAVKPGTRPAV, via the coding sequence ATGGTCAAATTCTTAAGAGAAAACATATACGCAGCCGGCATCTTGCTGATCCTTCGCGTCTATCTCGGTTGGAGCTGGTTGACGGCCGGCTGGAACAAACTGATCGGCGGGTTCAATGCAGAAGGGTATCTGAAAAATGTCATAGCTAATCCCGTCATGAAGGGCGATGAAGTGATCTATCCGACTTATACAGCATTTTTGGAACATTTCGCTCTTCCGAACGTGAAACTCATCAACTTCTTGATCCCTGTCGGTGAGTTTCTGGTAGGCTTAGGTTTAATCCTGGGCGCTCTCACTGCCGCTGCCGCCTTCTTCGGACTCCTGATGAACTTCATGTTCCTCTTTGCCGGCACCATCAGCACCAATCCATGGATGGTCCTGATCGGCGGCATCATCTTCATGGCCGGTCACCATGCAGGACGGTTCGGCATCGACTATTACCTCATGCCGTTCCTAAGGAAGGTTTTCGCTCGCAAGGGGAAAACAGCAGCCAATCAAGACACCGCGGTCAAACCCGGCACCCGTCCTGCCGTGTAA
- a CDS encoding DoxX family membrane protein, whose translation MAKAKSVVRKGDYIIVKENPVSMFLFSSTKSAWIWLIIRLYLGYVWLKAGLGKFGSEAWTGSEAGAAIRGFVNGALAKAEAGADVSGWYAAFLEHVVLPNAAIFSYLVVFGEIAVGLGLILGLLTGIAAFFGALMNVSFLFAGTLSSNPLLFILATWIVLAWKVAGWYGLDRWALLKLGTPWDYVEGKKSKPNKGQSDE comes from the coding sequence ATGGCAAAGGCGAAATCCGTAGTGCGCAAAGGAGACTACATCATCGTCAAGGAAAATCCGGTCTCGATGTTTCTGTTCAGCAGTACCAAATCCGCTTGGATCTGGCTGATCATCCGCTTGTATCTGGGGTATGTGTGGCTTAAGGCGGGTCTTGGCAAGTTCGGCAGCGAGGCTTGGACAGGCAGTGAAGCAGGGGCGGCGATCCGCGGGTTTGTAAACGGCGCCCTGGCGAAAGCAGAAGCAGGTGCAGATGTTTCAGGCTGGTATGCGGCATTTCTGGAACATGTGGTGCTGCCGAATGCGGCGATCTTCTCTTATCTGGTGGTCTTCGGTGAGATTGCTGTAGGACTGGGCTTGATCCTCGGACTGTTGACGGGAATCGCAGCCTTCTTCGGTGCACTGATGAATGTCAGCTTCTTGTTCGCTGGGACGCTCAGCTCGAACCCGCTGCTGTTCATCTTGGCGACGTGGATCGTGCTGGCCTGGAAGGTGGCGGGCTGGTACGGGTTGGACCGCTGGGCACTCCTCAAGCTGGGCACGCCGTGGGACTATGTTGAGGGCAAAAAATCAAAGCCCAATAAAGGTCAATCCGACGAATAA
- a CDS encoding iron-containing alcohol dehydrogenase: protein MLNFTFQNPTKIIFGKGTVSQLAEQVKPFGTRVLLVYGGGSIKRTGLYDKVIEQLKSIDAAVFELPGVEPNPRVTTVRKGIDICRKEDVQLILAVGGGSVIDAAKAIAVGVPYEGDVWDFFERKAQPASALPLGTILTLSATGSEANGNFVISNWELKLKRGSGSQHAYPRFSILDPELTYTVPREHVVNGIVDMMSHVFEQYFSKTPNTPLQERFCESILQTVIENAETALAKPTDYDARANIMWCGTMALNGGQISLGMQGDWATHEIEHQVSAIYDIAHGAGLAIIFPNWMKYVYKERVDRFVQYATRVWNIDPAGKSDEEVALAGIEATREFFTRIGAPATLSDVGIGDEHLDQMAAEAVRFGPIGQFKELHQEDVKEILRMSL, encoded by the coding sequence ATGTTAAACTTTACGTTTCAGAACCCCACCAAGATCATCTTCGGGAAGGGGACTGTCAGTCAACTAGCCGAACAAGTGAAGCCCTTCGGAACGAGAGTCCTTCTCGTATACGGCGGGGGAAGCATCAAAAGAACCGGTCTCTATGACAAGGTAATCGAACAGCTCAAGAGCATCGATGCCGCGGTCTTCGAACTGCCTGGTGTTGAGCCGAATCCCCGTGTTACGACCGTTCGCAAAGGGATCGACATCTGCCGGAAGGAAGATGTTCAGCTCATTCTGGCGGTCGGCGGGGGAAGCGTCATCGATGCGGCCAAGGCGATCGCCGTTGGAGTACCTTATGAAGGAGACGTATGGGATTTCTTCGAGCGCAAGGCGCAGCCAGCGTCTGCTCTGCCGCTCGGCACCATCCTCACCTTATCTGCGACGGGTTCCGAAGCGAACGGGAACTTCGTCATCAGCAACTGGGAATTGAAATTAAAACGCGGTTCCGGCAGCCAGCACGCTTATCCGAGATTCTCGATCCTCGATCCCGAACTCACCTACACGGTGCCGCGCGAGCATGTCGTTAACGGAATCGTCGATATGATGAGCCACGTCTTCGAGCAATATTTCAGCAAGACGCCGAATACGCCGCTGCAAGAACGCTTCTGTGAATCCATCCTGCAGACGGTCATCGAAAATGCCGAAACCGCCCTTGCCAAGCCAACGGATTACGATGCGCGGGCGAATATCATGTGGTGCGGAACGATGGCCTTAAACGGCGGACAGATCAGCCTCGGCATGCAGGGAGATTGGGCGACGCACGAGATCGAACACCAGGTCAGCGCTATCTATGATATTGCACACGGCGCCGGACTTGCGATCATCTTCCCGAACTGGATGAAGTACGTCTACAAGGAACGCGTTGATCGTTTCGTCCAATACGCAACCCGTGTATGGAACATCGATCCGGCCGGCAAGAGCGATGAGGAAGTTGCACTGGCCGGCATCGAAGCCACCCGCGAGTTCTTCACCCGCATCGGTGCTCCTGCAACGCTGTCCGACGTCGGCATCGGCGATGAACATCTCGATCAGATGGCCGCAGAAGCCGTAAGGTTCGGTCCAATCGGCCAATTCAAAGAGCTGCACCAAGAAGATGTTAAGGAGATCCTTCGCATGAGTTTGTAA
- a CDS encoding alpha/beta-type small acid-soluble spore protein has product MARRRRRTPIVPEARAQMAQFQARVMRDAGFPVDPQRPENVKYEVARTLGINLQPGYNGNLSTEDAGRVGGRIGGTMVREMIRLAQEQLARR; this is encoded by the coding sequence TTGGCCAGACGCAGAAGACGTACACCTATAGTGCCCGAGGCCAGGGCGCAGATGGCTCAGTTCCAAGCACGCGTGATGCGTGATGCAGGGTTTCCAGTGGATCCGCAGAGGCCGGAGAATGTGAAGTATGAAGTGGCCAGAACACTCGGAATCAACCTCCAGCCCGGCTATAACGGCAATCTGAGTACGGAAGATGCAGGCAGGGTTGGCGGCCGGATCGGCGGAACGATGGTCAGAGAGATGATCCGCCTGGCACAGGAACAGTTAGCACGGAGATAG
- a CDS encoding DUF1128 domain-containing protein, giving the protein MDLNQRSLENVQYMIDRMITKLKMATAIGMNAESFDLDRYEDIRDIYELVMSKDHFSINEMEAIVSELGQLRKA; this is encoded by the coding sequence ATGGATCTGAACCAAAGATCGTTAGAGAACGTGCAGTATATGATCGATCGCATGATCACCAAATTAAAAATGGCCACAGCCATCGGCATGAACGCCGAATCCTTCGATCTCGACCGATATGAGGACATTCGCGACATTTATGAACTGGTGATGAGCAAAGATCACTTCAGCATCAACGAGATGGAAGCCATCGTCAGCGAACTCGGCCAGCTGCGCAAGGCTTAG
- a CDS encoding SOS response-associated peptidase: MCGRFTLTVSEEEWVNFFYVQSVNLRFEPRYNIAPGQQIAAIIADDEGRRRAGPLRWGLVPSWAVDEKIGYKMINARAETIHEKRSFREPLVRKRCLIPADGFYEWKKTPDGKQPLRIMLKSRPLFAMAGIYDTWTSPDGKVLHTCSIITTAPNEFMAEIHDRMPVILPREAESAWLDRDLQSIPELLSLLKSYPAEDMQAYPVHPQVGNVANDTPACIEEYKVPDNDAGGDGEQLTLF; this comes from the coding sequence ATGTGCGGGAGATTCACACTAACGGTTTCGGAGGAGGAATGGGTGAACTTCTTCTATGTCCAATCGGTCAATCTGAGATTCGAACCCCGCTACAACATCGCTCCCGGTCAGCAGATCGCAGCGATCATCGCCGATGATGAAGGGCGCCGCCGGGCCGGTCCGCTTCGCTGGGGATTGGTTCCGTCCTGGGCAGTCGATGAGAAGATCGGCTACAAGATGATCAATGCACGCGCAGAGACGATCCACGAGAAGCGCTCTTTCCGCGAGCCGCTGGTGAGGAAGCGCTGCTTGATTCCTGCGGACGGCTTCTATGAGTGGAAGAAAACACCGGACGGAAAACAGCCCCTCCGCATCATGCTGAAGAGCAGACCACTGTTCGCCATGGCCGGCATCTATGATACATGGACAAGCCCCGATGGCAAGGTTCTCCACACCTGTTCGATCATCACCACCGCACCTAACGAATTCATGGCTGAGATCCACGACCGCATGCCCGTTATTCTGCCCCGCGAGGCGGAATCAGCCTGGCTGGATCGAGATCTGCAGTCGATCCCGGAGCTCCTGTCCCTGCTGAAGTCTTATCCCGCAGAGGACATGCAGGCATATCCCGTTCACCCGCAAGTCGGCAACGTGGCGAATGACACGCCCGCTTGCATCGAAGAATATAAGGTGCCGGATAACGACGCCGGTGGGGACGGCGAACAGTTGACGCTTTTCTAA
- a CDS encoding dehydrogenase, whose amino-acid sequence MQKFPKEKHAAPLPTARGIRRACNKELYRTIKRLKIYVPPGKAAEAEKLYFRKVVGNLLWIHENGSNRKLLADWFDEEVAGEIAALWNIDKEALSRAFRDAFGG is encoded by the coding sequence TTGCAGAAATTCCCGAAGGAGAAACACGCGGCACCTCTGCCCACAGCCCGCGGCATTCGGCGTGCATGCAACAAGGAGCTCTATCGAACGATCAAGCGTCTGAAGATCTACGTCCCGCCTGGGAAGGCAGCTGAAGCAGAGAAACTCTACTTCCGCAAGGTCGTCGGCAATCTGCTCTGGATCCATGAGAACGGAAGCAATCGCAAGCTGCTGGCCGATTGGTTCGATGAAGAGGTCGCCGGTGAGATCGCTGCATTATGGAATATCGATAAGGAAGCGTTAAGCCGGGCATTCCGGGATGCGTTCGGCGGTTGA
- a CDS encoding cupredoxin domain-containing protein, which produces MARVFVLRRSTLILFGALFAVVLIAAFYISSVNSDTPASAAASTAEYHIAVIEFEGKTKQGQEYEIYRFDPGTIYVQHGQQVTLNFHGVHGAQHPFIIEGYNIQDTVKKGETTSVQFTADRKGTFRIICIAHDEHTSHVPMIGYLVVN; this is translated from the coding sequence ATGGCCAGGGTCTTCGTATTAAGGCGGTCCACCTTGATCCTCTTCGGTGCCCTGTTCGCTGTCGTCCTCATCGCGGCCTTCTATATCAGCTCCGTGAACTCGGATACACCGGCTTCAGCGGCGGCGAGTACCGCGGAATACCACATCGCAGTCATCGAATTCGAAGGCAAAACCAAACAAGGTCAAGAATACGAGATATACCGGTTCGATCCGGGGACGATCTACGTTCAGCACGGACAGCAAGTGACCTTGAATTTTCACGGTGTTCACGGAGCGCAGCATCCCTTCATCATCGAAGGTTATAACATCCAGGATACCGTGAAGAAAGGGGAAACCACCTCCGTACAATTCACCGCCGACCGCAAGGGGACGTTCCGCATCATCTGCATCGCTCATGATGAGCACACCAGCCATGTACCGATGATCGGCTACCTCGTGGTGAACTGA
- a CDS encoding MBL fold metallo-hydrolase, translated as MLKIERFALGALETNAYLILTEDEKRGVIIDPGMDPEPLLERIKEIEIEAVLLTHTHFDHIGGVDAVRELKGCPLYVHEIEQEWLTNGELNGSLMWPQIGGEITAKPAEHLLKEGDRLELLGETFEVFHTPGHSPGSVSFLLAKQQVIFSGDVLFRMSVGRTDLYGGSSRELYASIHEKLFTLDPETHVLPGHGPATTIAFEKEHNPYV; from the coding sequence ATGCTGAAGATCGAACGTTTCGCACTCGGAGCATTGGAGACGAACGCCTATCTCATCCTTACAGAAGATGAGAAACGCGGCGTGATCATCGACCCCGGCATGGACCCGGAGCCGCTCCTGGAACGCATCAAGGAGATCGAGATCGAGGCGGTGCTGCTTACGCATACGCATTTTGATCATATCGGCGGGGTGGATGCAGTACGAGAGCTCAAGGGATGTCCGCTGTACGTGCATGAGATCGAACAGGAATGGCTGACGAACGGGGAACTCAACGGCTCTCTCATGTGGCCGCAGATCGGCGGGGAGATCACGGCGAAGCCGGCTGAGCATCTGCTGAAGGAAGGAGATCGGCTGGAGCTGCTGGGGGAGACCTTCGAAGTCTTTCATACTCCTGGCCATTCACCGGGAAGCGTCAGCTTCCTGCTGGCTAAGCAGCAGGTGATCTTCAGCGGTGACGTGCTGTTCCGCATGTCCGTCGGGCGCACGGATCTGTACGGCGGAAGCTCGCGCGAGCTGTATGCTTCCATTCACGAGAAGTTATTTACGCTGGATCCAGAAACTCATGTTCTGCCGGGGCATGGACCAGCGACGACGATTGCGTTTGAGAAGGAGCATAACCCATACGTGTGA
- a CDS encoding SAF domain-containing protein, translating into MLRIRRLLISLTAAVAAGALVYAIYVALLKQVEMQETRQVIVPARFIPQGTVLTEQLLKQRAVLAAAVDGEMITRFEEAVGKQALIPLGAGEPVLKWKLSSHMVLPSAGESAFEIPREYIRSISGGIREGDFVRVYVSSEQGGRRLLVEDVRVASVKLSIAGRDGGSPELREEAADGHQQLLALRAGHPIERINLILTEEQWLAIDEACQGEERGKLIIALPGDAGPEPAEGWNGGIDDEDRTW; encoded by the coding sequence ATGCTGCGAATTCGCCGTCTGCTGATCAGTTTAACGGCTGCTGTGGCGGCAGGAGCGCTGGTCTATGCGATCTACGTCGCCTTGCTGAAACAGGTGGAGATGCAGGAGACGAGGCAGGTCATCGTTCCTGCCCGCTTCATCCCGCAGGGAACCGTGCTGACAGAACAGCTTCTGAAGCAGCGCGCCGTCTTGGCGGCGGCGGTGGATGGGGAGATGATCACGCGCTTTGAGGAGGCGGTCGGCAAGCAGGCGCTGATCCCCCTCGGCGCCGGGGAGCCCGTTCTCAAGTGGAAGCTGTCCTCGCATATGGTGCTGCCTTCAGCGGGGGAATCCGCCTTCGAGATTCCAAGGGAGTATATCCGTTCGATCTCCGGCGGGATCCGGGAAGGGGACTTCGTCCGCGTCTATGTCTCCAGTGAACAGGGAGGCAGGAGACTGCTTGTGGAAGATGTGCGTGTTGCTTCGGTGAAGTTGTCGATTGCCGGGCGGGACGGCGGCAGTCCGGAGCTGCGTGAGGAGGCAGCGGATGGGCACCAGCAGCTGTTGGCGCTGCGGGCTGGTCATCCGATCGAACGGATCAATCTCATACTTACTGAGGAGCAATGGCTGGCCATCGATGAAGCTTGTCAAGGCGAGGAGCGGGGCAAGCTGATCATTGCTCTGCCTGGGGATGCGGGTCCTGAGCCGGCGGAAGGATGGAATGGAGGGATCGATGATGAGGATCGGACTTGGTGA
- a CDS encoding ATPase, T2SS/T4P/T4SS family translates to MYLGSDEEFMEIVDDIRAYLVDHRAESEEEQIAYSTALNRAVLGYSRERQAFLAMIQDRLAARRLHHLRPLSTQYATMAEAVFAEVIGMNVLESVLRDKEDLEEVQVIGTRIFEVRQGRALRSAYSFRSVEEVERLQQNLVLYNRDAINTRKRWAEVSLPDGSRVTMTSFGYTREPTITIRFFPVQVVKLDDLIQEPYHTLNEDASLLLKAFVSARLNLIIIGATNTGKSHLLKALIAEIPDEQRIVTIEQRCELLLGRTFPDKNIVEFETSDEDGVRLGEQAFRLALRQSPERIILAEIRDQEANLYVRACTRGHMGSMTTAHVNTLEDVPDAITDMCMLDKRGMNPERLRRRIARFVTQIGIEMQLVQGMRKIVRIAEISELDGQILVRDLIAYDADSDTWRAVQRISSESSEWIKRHAPEAYSRLRQRGWVTD, encoded by the coding sequence GTGTATCTCGGTTCTGATGAGGAATTTATGGAGATCGTGGATGATATACGGGCTTACTTGGTGGATCATCGCGCGGAAAGCGAAGAGGAGCAGATCGCTTACAGCACCGCCCTCAACCGGGCTGTGCTCGGCTACAGCCGGGAACGGCAGGCTTTCTTGGCGATGATACAAGATCGGCTGGCGGCGCGGCGGCTGCATCATCTCCGTCCGTTGTCCACGCAGTATGCAACGATGGCGGAGGCAGTGTTTGCGGAAGTGATCGGGATGAATGTTCTGGAATCCGTGCTGCGGGACAAAGAGGACCTGGAAGAAGTACAGGTGATCGGTACGCGAATCTTCGAAGTCAGGCAGGGGCGTGCGCTAAGATCGGCCTACAGCTTCCGCTCCGTGGAAGAAGTCGAGCGGCTGCAGCAGAACCTCGTGCTGTATAACCGCGATGCGATCAACACGCGTAAGCGATGGGCAGAAGTCTCGCTGCCCGACGGATCGCGGGTAACGATGACCAGCTTCGGCTATACCCGGGAACCGACGATTACGATTCGCTTCTTCCCGGTGCAGGTTGTGAAGCTGGATGACCTGATCCAGGAGCCGTACCACACCTTGAATGAGGATGCGTCACTGCTGCTCAAAGCCTTCGTCAGCGCGCGGCTGAACCTGATCATCATCGGCGCGACAAATACGGGTAAGTCCCATTTGCTGAAGGCTCTAATCGCCGAGATCCCGGATGAACAGCGGATCGTAACGATCGAACAGCGATGTGAGCTGCTATTGGGTCGGACTTTCCCGGATAAGAATATCGTGGAGTTCGAAACTTCGGATGAAGACGGTGTGCGTCTCGGTGAACAAGCCTTCCGTTTGGCGCTGCGGCAATCGCCGGAGCGCATCATCCTGGCTGAGATCCGCGATCAGGAGGCGAATCTCTATGTTCGTGCTTGTACGCGCGGCCATATGGGGAGCATGACGACAGCCCATGTGAACACCTTGGAAGATGTTCCCGATGCGATCACCGATATGTGCATGCTGGACAAGCGCGGGATGAACCCGGAACGCCTGCGGCGAAGGATCGCCCGATTCGTCACACAGATCGGCATCGAGATGCAGTTGGTGCAGGGTATGCGGAAGATCGTTCGCATCGCGGAGATCTCGGAGCTGGACGGGCAGATCTTGGTGCGGGATCTAATCGCTTATGATGCCGACAGCGATACCTGGCGCGCGGTGCAGCGGATCAGCAGCGAATCCAGCGAATGGATCAAACGCCATGCGCCCGAGGCCTACAGCCGTCTGCGGCAGAGAGGGTGGGTGACGGATTGA